A genomic segment from Arcobacter acticola encodes:
- a CDS encoding pyridoxal phosphate-dependent aminotransferase has product MKIANRMENLSPSVTMAITALARELKAQGKDILSFSAGEPDFDTPEIIKQAAIKAINDGQTKYTAVEGIIATKQAIINKLKKDHNLDYKLDNILISNGAKHSLFNLFQVLVEEGDEVIIPAPYWVTYPEQVKFSDGVPVFIDTDDSTEFKITPEQLKAVITPKTKILLLNTPSNPTGSVYTKEELTALGKVLEGTDIIVLSDEMYEKIIYNGKKFTAAAEVSEDMFKRTVTINGLSKAVAMTGWRFGYLASPDVKLVKALTKLQGQVTSNINTMTQYAAIPALEGDADADIEMMRAAFEERKNIVVKSFNEIKGLSTIDPDGAFYAFVNIKDVTNDSMKFCADLLEQKGVALVPGLAFGTEGYVRFSFATDLATIQEGIKRIKEFVENK; this is encoded by the coding sequence ATGAAAATTGCGAACAGAATGGAGAACTTGTCTCCATCGGTTACTATGGCAATTACTGCCTTAGCAAGAGAGCTAAAAGCTCAGGGTAAAGATATACTAAGTTTTAGTGCTGGAGAGCCAGATTTTGACACTCCTGAAATCATTAAGCAAGCAGCTATTAAAGCTATTAATGATGGTCAAACTAAATATACAGCAGTAGAAGGTATCATCGCTACCAAGCAAGCAATTATTAATAAATTAAAAAAAGATCATAATTTAGATTATAAATTAGATAATATTCTTATAAGTAATGGAGCAAAACACTCATTATTTAACCTATTTCAAGTTTTAGTTGAAGAAGGTGATGAAGTTATTATTCCAGCACCATATTGGGTAACATATCCTGAACAAGTTAAGTTCTCAGATGGTGTGCCAGTATTTATTGATACAGACGATTCTACGGAATTCAAGATTACACCAGAGCAATTAAAAGCTGTAATTACGCCAAAAACAAAAATTTTACTTTTAAATACTCCTTCAAATCCTACAGGATCTGTTTATACTAAAGAAGAATTAACAGCTCTTGGAAAAGTTTTAGAAGGTACTGATATTATAGTTTTATCAGATGAAATGTATGAAAAAATTATTTATAATGGTAAAAAATTTACAGCTGCTGCTGAAGTATCTGAAGATATGTTCAAAAGAACTGTAACAATCAACGGTTTAAGTAAAGCAGTTGCAATGACTGGATGGAGATTTGGATATCTTGCAAGTCCTGATGTTAAACTTGTAAAAGCATTAACTAAGCTTCAAGGTCAAGTTACTTCAAATATCAACACTATGACTCAATATGCAGCTATTCCTGCTCTTGAGGGTGATGCTGATGCAGATATTGAAATGATGAGAGCCGCGTTTGAAGAAAGAAAAAACATAGTTGTTAAATCTTTTAATGAAATTAAAGGACTTTCAACTATCGATCCTGATGGTGCATTTTACGCTTTTGTTAATATCAAAGACGTAACAAATGATTCTATGAAATTTTGTGCTGATTTATTAGAACAAAAAGGTGTAGCATTAGTTCCTGGACTTGCATTTGGAACTGAAGGTTATGTAAGATTCTCATTTGCTACAGATTTAGCAACTATTCAAGAGGGAATCAAAAGAATTAAAGAGTTTGTAGAAAACAAATAA
- a CDS encoding FecR family protein, which yields MVKRIIILNKSLFLLMFLSTTVFAQIGQVVALKGDVKLERESKIQELLLKDKVLENDQITTLNDSRTQLLLNDETVITVGENSIFKMDEYLLNEEKDSTLKMNFLNGTFKVITGKIGKLNPDSFKIQTKTASIGIRGTEILLQLEAQKERIMCTQGTIIVTINETNNTTILNVGESLVINLTTNKVSIEKNDTQNINEVTSSLYTNKVDRKYDQLLEKKNLEDDTSSVVDPIVQKTISDSVNNAFSTSHIVNYSATTLSGKIDEKTNGLSSFDTSNASFDLSIDFGKARDNSPVTGEIEITTGNNNKSYNKFITGNIDNSNKINLFYKISGTTDPKNVTGNLEFVDKDLNIKGSDLSLETFSQKEAITIDEVEFKAK from the coding sequence ATGGTAAAAAGAATAATAATATTAAATAAAAGTCTATTTCTATTAATGTTTTTATCAACTACAGTTTTTGCACAAATAGGTCAAGTAGTAGCTTTAAAAGGTGATGTAAAACTTGAAAGAGAATCTAAAATACAAGAATTACTATTAAAAGATAAAGTCTTAGAAAATGATCAAATTACAACTTTAAATGATTCTCGAACTCAACTTTTGTTAAATGATGAAACAGTGATTACAGTAGGAGAAAATTCAATATTTAAAATGGATGAATATTTACTAAATGAAGAAAAGGACTCTACTTTAAAGATGAATTTTTTAAATGGAACGTTTAAAGTTATCACTGGAAAAATAGGAAAACTAAATCCTGATAGTTTTAAAATTCAAACAAAAACTGCATCTATAGGAATAAGAGGAACAGAGATTTTACTTCAATTAGAAGCCCAAAAAGAAAGAATTATGTGTACTCAAGGAACAATTATTGTTACCATAAATGAAACAAATAATACAACTATTTTAAATGTTGGTGAATCTCTAGTTATAAATTTAACTACAAATAAAGTTAGTATAGAAAAAAATGATACACAAAATATTAATGAAGTAACATCATCTCTTTATACTAACAAAGTTGATAGAAAATATGATCAATTGTTAGAAAAAAAGAATTTAGAAGATGATACATCATCAGTTGTTGACCCAATTGTCCAAAAAACAATAAGTGATTCTGTAAATAATGCTTTTAGTACATCGCATATTGTAAATTATTCAGCAACGACATTAAGTGGAAAAATTGATGAAAAAACAAATGGTTTAAGCTCTTTTGATACTTCAAATGCATCTTTTGATTTATCTATAGATTTTGGAAAAGCAAGGGATAATAGTCCTGTTACTGGAGAAATTGAAATAACCACAGGAAATAACAATAAAAGCTATAATAAATTTATAACTGGAAATATTGATAACTCAAATAAAATTAATTTATTCTATAAGATAAGTGGAACAACAGATCCTAAAAATGTAACTGGAAATTTAGAATTTGTGGATAAAGATTTAAATATTAAAGGTAGTGATTTAAGTTTAGAAACATTTAGTCAGAAAGAAGCAATAACAATAGATGAAGTTGAATTTAAAGCTAAGTAA
- a CDS encoding CHASE2 domain-containing protein has translation MLRKNYKFIIIALLISSFISSVYIYVPKLPSSIDSRLRDFMFNLRGEIKPKNDSVVIVDIDEKSLQNLGQWPWPRDILSKILYNLTKAEVAVIGLDIVFAEEDRTSPHKILKKLEIQKENIPNFDLEFAQAIANTPTILGYQFEFTDKKFINKNAPSIQTIFIEKNKKMGKNYLITAQGTILNIPILQDNSYSSGFFNNIPDDTGIIRSIPLIISYEDEIYPSLSLEALRIGLGVSKIYINYDENGIANLQVGDFIIPTDRHGRLLINFRGKEKTFKYISAFDIYNDSFDKEDITNKIVLIGTSAAALMDLRATPFESVFPGVEIHANAIDNIIAQDFLYKASWIEGLNIIIIFILSIFTFFMIKKMPIWLTPFFILGLIFAVCYSIYYLLFNVGIVLNILFPLFTIVTNGIISLLIGYFYEIKRKEEIKNKFASKVSKNVMEELIKDLDNNKLQAQNKEVSIFFSDIRGFTNISEKIDKPDLLVKYLNQYMTPMSEIIIKNNGTIDKYIGDSIMAYWNAPFDIDNHADKAVISALEQLEELKKLNIILKNLNQPKIDIGIGITTGIVTVGEIGSIGRSDYTIIGDNVNLGSRIESLCKFYGCNLIISENTKEQLKEKYIFRYLDFIKVKGKDIPIKIWEVISLENNKTKELFKELEKYNQAIILYKNSNFKEAMIIFEELKNSKSPLSKEIYEIYINRCNEFILNPILDFDYIYEHNSKN, from the coding sequence ATGTTAAGAAAGAATTATAAATTTATTATAATTGCACTATTAATTAGCTCTTTTATTAGTTCAGTATATATATACGTTCCAAAACTTCCATCTTCTATAGATTCAAGACTCAGAGATTTCATGTTTAATTTAAGAGGTGAGATTAAACCCAAAAATGATAGTGTTGTAATTGTAGACATAGATGAAAAATCTCTTCAAAACTTAGGTCAATGGCCTTGGCCTAGAGATATTTTGTCAAAAATTTTATATAACTTAACAAAAGCAGAAGTAGCAGTAATTGGATTAGATATCGTTTTTGCAGAAGAAGACAGAACCTCTCCTCATAAAATACTTAAGAAACTTGAGATTCAAAAAGAAAATATTCCAAATTTTGACTTAGAATTTGCACAAGCTATTGCAAATACTCCCACTATTCTTGGATATCAATTTGAATTTACAGACAAAAAATTTATAAATAAAAATGCTCCTTCAATTCAAACAATATTTATTGAAAAGAATAAAAAAATGGGAAAAAATTATCTAATAACAGCACAAGGAACTATTTTAAATATTCCAATACTGCAAGATAATTCTTATTCTTCTGGCTTTTTTAATAACATACCTGATGATACAGGAATTATTAGAAGCATTCCGCTGATAATCTCATATGAGGATGAAATATATCCGTCCTTAAGTCTTGAAGCCTTAAGAATAGGATTAGGTGTGAGTAAAATATATATAAACTATGACGAAAATGGAATTGCAAATCTTCAAGTAGGTGATTTTATAATTCCAACAGATAGACATGGTAGATTATTAATTAATTTTAGAGGAAAAGAAAAAACATTTAAATATATATCTGCATTTGATATTTATAATGATAGTTTTGACAAAGAAGATATTACAAATAAAATCGTACTTATAGGAACTTCAGCAGCAGCACTTATGGACTTAAGAGCAACACCTTTTGAATCTGTATTTCCAGGGGTTGAAATTCATGCAAATGCCATTGATAATATTATAGCTCAAGACTTTTTATATAAGGCATCTTGGATTGAAGGTTTAAATATAATTATAATTTTTATTTTGTCTATTTTTACTTTTTTCATGATAAAAAAGATGCCTATTTGGTTGACACCTTTTTTTATACTAGGATTAATATTTGCTGTATGTTATTCTATATATTATTTATTATTTAATGTAGGTATTGTATTAAATATTTTATTCCCTTTATTTACTATTGTTACTAATGGAATAATTAGTTTACTTATTGGATATTTTTATGAAATAAAAAGAAAAGAAGAGATAAAAAATAAATTTGCTTCAAAAGTTTCAAAAAATGTAATGGAAGAGTTAATTAAAGATTTAGATAACAATAAACTACAAGCTCAAAATAAAGAAGTAAGCATTTTCTTTAGTGATATTAGAGGGTTTACAAATATTTCAGAAAAAATAGATAAACCAGATCTTTTAGTTAAATATTTAAACCAATATATGACTCCAATGAGTGAAATAATTATTAAAAATAATGGAACAATAGATAAATATATAGGTGACTCAATAATGGCTTATTGGAATGCTCCTTTTGATATAGACAATCATGCTGATAAAGCAGTAATTAGTGCTTTAGAACAGTTAGAAGAATTAAAAAAATTAAACATTATTTTAAAAAATTTAAATCAACCCAAAATAGATATAGGAATTGGAATAACAACAGGTATTGTAACAGTTGGAGAAATAGGAAGTATAGGAAGAAGTGATTATACAATTATTGGAGATAATGTAAATTTAGGTTCTAGAATAGAATCATTATGTAAATTTTATGGATGTAATTTAATAATATCTGAAAATACAAAAGAGCAATTAAAAGAAAAATATATCTTTAGGTATTTAGACTTTATAAAAGTAAAAGGTAAAGATATACCTATTAAAATTTGGGAAGTTATATCTTTAGAAAATAATAAAACAAAAGAATTATTTAAAGAATTAGAAAAATATAATCAAGCTATAATTTTATATAAAAATTCAAACTTTAAAGAGGCAATGATTATTTTTGAAGAACTTAAAAATTCAAAATCACCATTATCAAAAGAAATCTATGAAATTTATATAAATAGATGCAATGAATTTATTTTAAATCCTATTCTAGACTTTGATTATATTTATGAGCATAATAGTAAAAATTAA
- a CDS encoding DUF721 domain-containing protein, giving the protein MKKINEILSHLKNNPEFSKINTSFLIMKFIDVLPLKLKKGVKFGYIKNQTLYFVLTHPVYKMEFEYNKADIKSLLKKFKIANVEDIGFFVTNIIEKKETKKTDEPLYKERSYGIFENKAKDEKLFKKFEKIRDIIKNS; this is encoded by the coding sequence ATGAAAAAAATTAATGAAATACTTAGTCATCTTAAAAATAATCCTGAATTCAGTAAGATTAATACATCTTTTTTAATTATGAAGTTCATAGATGTTCTTCCTTTGAAATTAAAAAAAGGGGTAAAATTTGGGTATATTAAAAACCAAACCTTATATTTTGTATTAACCCATCCTGTTTATAAAATGGAATTCGAGTATAACAAAGCAGATATAAAATCATTATTAAAAAAATTCAAGATTGCAAATGTTGAAGATATAGGCTTTTTTGTAACTAATATTATTGAAAAAAAAGAGACTAAAAAAACAGATGAACCCTTATATAAAGAGCGTTCTTATGGGATATTTGAAAATAAAGCAAAGGATGAAAAGCTATTTAAAAAATTTGAAAAAATAAGAGATATTATAAAAAATTCTTAA
- a CDS encoding M48 family metallopeptidase produces MSFQIEINKTIVTVKLENKKNIKHCYLRILKADLIQIRANKYFTIFDAKDLINRKKEWIESSIQKMSKKSLNDDEFLLLGEKKKYENYKIKNIDTFYRGEIEKILPQKVDEFSKKMNLFPTSISYRKNKRTWGSCNHKNGLNFNILLMKFPIEVMEYVIVHELSHIKHKNHSKDFWNLVAVYCPNYKEVEKLFKNFL; encoded by the coding sequence TTGAGCTTTCAAATAGAAATTAATAAAACAATTGTAACAGTAAAATTAGAAAATAAAAAAAATATAAAACATTGTTATTTGCGTATTTTAAAAGCTGATTTAATACAAATTCGAGCAAATAAATATTTTACAATTTTTGATGCAAAAGATTTGATAAATAGAAAAAAAGAGTGGATTGAATCATCTATACAAAAAATGTCAAAAAAATCACTAAATGATGATGAGTTTTTGCTTTTGGGTGAGAAAAAAAAATATGAAAATTATAAAATAAAAAATATTGATACTTTTTATAGAGGTGAAATAGAAAAGATATTGCCTCAAAAAGTAGATGAATTCTCAAAAAAAATGAATTTATTTCCTACTTCAATTTCTTATAGAAAAAACAAAAGAACATGGGGCTCTTGTAATCATAAAAATGGATTAAATTTCAATATTTTATTGATGAAATTTCCAATAGAAGTTATGGAATATGTGATTGTTCACGAACTATCTCATATTAAACATAAGAATCATTCAAAGGATTTTTGGAATTTAGTAGCAGTTTATTGTCCTAATTATAAAGAAGTAGAAAAATTGTTTAAGAATTTTTTATAA
- a CDS encoding cation diffusion facilitator family transporter produces MTPQKKATVVSSSVAAVLTLMKLVIGIASGSVAVLASAVDSVLDMFVSIFNYFAISNSEKPADKTFNYGRGKIEALASVIEGTIITISGLFLLYQAITKAIDGSVSQYLDISIYVMIMSLIITVSLVVYLNGVAKRTNSMVIKADALHYKTDVFSNVAVLSSLLLVTFTGYEIIDVFVGGGIALYIIYSAYELIHDGVLVLLDRAVDSELVSKIEEIIKENNKVNAYHLLKTREAANQTFVEVHLVFDCIITLMEAHRASDSIENKIKKLDKKRDWIINIHMDPYDDFKINDMNH; encoded by the coding sequence ATGACTCCACAAAAAAAAGCTACCGTTGTATCTTCAAGTGTTGCAGCGGTACTTACTCTAATGAAACTTGTAATCGGAATCGCTAGCGGTTCCGTTGCAGTACTTGCATCTGCTGTTGATTCTGTTTTAGATATGTTTGTATCTATTTTTAACTATTTTGCTATTTCAAATTCTGAAAAACCAGCTGACAAAACTTTTAATTATGGTCGAGGAAAAATTGAAGCTCTTGCTTCAGTAATTGAAGGTACTATTATTACTATTTCTGGTTTATTCTTACTTTATCAAGCTATTACTAAAGCTATAGATGGTTCAGTTTCACAATACTTAGATATTTCTATTTATGTGATGATTATGTCTTTGATAATAACTGTTTCTCTTGTTGTATACTTAAATGGTGTTGCCAAAAGAACTAATTCAATGGTAATTAAAGCAGATGCCCTACACTATAAAACAGACGTTTTTAGTAATGTAGCTGTTTTATCATCTTTATTACTTGTAACATTTACAGGATATGAAATTATCGATGTATTTGTTGGTGGTGGAATTGCATTATATATTATTTACTCAGCTTATGAACTGATTCATGATGGTGTTTTAGTTCTATTAGATAGAGCAGTTGATTCAGAACTTGTTTCTAAAATTGAAGAAATAATAAAAGAAAACAATAAAGTAAATGCCTATCATTTACTAAAAACAAGAGAAGCTGCCAATCAAACTTTTGTTGAAGTTCATTTAGTTTTTGATTGTATTATAACTTTGATGGAAGCCCATAGAGCAAGTGATTCAATAGAAAATAAAATTAAAAAGTTAGATAAAAAAAGAGATTGGATTATAAATATTCATATGGATCCATATGATGATTTTAAAATAAATGATATGAATCATTAG
- a CDS encoding HD domain-containing phosphohydrolase, which produces MNYIKILGASGSKAKDLNTTSFQIYKDIVIDAGNVLNALGDEAKDINHVFLTHSHADHITDLPFIIETFFENRETPLTIYALEETIEVLKKHSFNDVIWPDFTKIKLLRKDAFSLILKPIKLDEIIKIHNYSIKAIKANHISGACGFVIKKNHQGFVISGDTHINPHIWEEINNDEEIRSLIIECSYPDKLQELAKLTKHLTPELIANELEKLTRKNLSVFYYHLKPSYNKELLKDIKKHKLLTYNGKILKEGDVIHIETGSIESTVLSEHKFEEIMKINLAFSSQHDKNILLEDILTLTRNLTNADAGTLYIKSKDEKYLSFKVVHNNTLNIKMGGTKNNLNWPDLPIFEENGKTNNEMVAVVCANEKRIINIPDVYKTTKYQFDGTKDFDKSTSYHSKSMLVIPLINHDNEVIGVLQLINKIKNGEIINFNKLDEKVIISLASQAAMALTNMQLITSLEDFIDAFVTTIAKAIDTKSPYTSDHIGKVEEIALLVAKAISDDNTIYKKIKYSENDYKQLSLAAWMHDIGKISMPEHIIDKATKLEKIFDRIHLIEQRFEVIKLNKEIEYLKNQTPRTEYENFTNEINNDIEFIKRINFGGEFMSDEDIQKLENISRKVYIKNDGEIISFISEDEFYNLSIKKGTLTKEEIEIIRNHAKLSLDMISGLPFPKKYKDVLNIACNHHEKLNGLGYPRGLKAEEISLEDRIMILADIFEALTASARPYKDAMKLSKVKDILSSMANKGELDKELIDFFFNHKILHEYSKNELKSYQLDLE; this is translated from the coding sequence ATGAATTATATAAAAATTTTAGGCGCTAGTGGAAGCAAAGCAAAAGACCTAAATACCACTTCTTTTCAAATATATAAAGATATTGTCATTGATGCAGGAAATGTTCTAAATGCATTAGGTGATGAAGCAAAAGATATAAATCATGTTTTTTTAACACATTCTCATGCTGATCATATTACTGATTTACCATTTATTATAGAAACTTTTTTTGAGAATCGAGAGACCCCTCTTACTATTTATGCATTAGAAGAAACAATTGAAGTACTAAAAAAACACTCGTTTAATGATGTTATTTGGCCCGATTTTACAAAAATAAAATTACTAAGAAAAGATGCCTTTTCACTAATTTTAAAACCTATAAAACTTGATGAAATTATAAAAATCCATAATTATTCAATAAAAGCCATCAAAGCAAATCATATATCAGGAGCTTGTGGTTTTGTAATTAAAAAAAATCACCAAGGTTTTGTAATAAGTGGAGACACACATATAAACCCTCACATATGGGAAGAAATAAATAATGATGAAGAAATTAGATCATTAATAATAGAGTGTTCTTATCCAGATAAATTACAAGAATTAGCAAAACTAACAAAACATTTAACTCCTGAATTAATAGCTAATGAACTTGAAAAATTAACAAGAAAAAATTTATCAGTTTTTTATTATCATTTAAAACCTAGCTACAATAAAGAATTATTAAAAGATATAAAAAAGCATAAATTACTTACTTACAATGGTAAAATATTAAAAGAAGGTGATGTAATTCATATTGAAACGGGAAGTATTGAAAGTACTGTTTTAAGTGAACATAAATTTGAAGAAATAATGAAGATTAATCTTGCTTTTAGTTCACAACATGATAAAAATATACTTCTTGAAGATATATTAACACTAACTAGAAATTTAACAAATGCAGATGCTGGAACATTATATATAAAATCAAAAGATGAAAAATATTTAAGCTTTAAAGTTGTGCATAATAATACTTTAAATATAAAAATGGGTGGGACAAAAAACAATCTCAATTGGCCTGATTTACCAATTTTTGAAGAAAATGGCAAAACAAACAATGAAATGGTTGCTGTTGTTTGTGCCAATGAAAAAAGAATTATTAATATTCCTGATGTTTATAAAACAACTAAATACCAATTTGATGGAACAAAGGATTTTGATAAAAGTACCTCTTATCATTCAAAATCAATGTTAGTAATACCATTAATTAATCATGATAATGAAGTTATAGGAGTTTTACAACTTATCAATAAAATAAAAAATGGTGAAATCATAAACTTTAATAAATTGGACGAAAAAGTAATTATCTCCCTTGCATCACAAGCAGCAATGGCTTTAACAAATATGCAATTAATTACTAGTTTAGAAGATTTTATAGATGCATTTGTAACAACTATTGCAAAAGCAATTGATACAAAATCACCATACACAAGTGACCATATAGGAAAAGTTGAAGAAATTGCTTTATTAGTTGCTAAAGCTATTAGCGATGACAATACAATTTATAAGAAAATTAAATATAGTGAAAATGACTATAAACAATTATCACTTGCTGCATGGATGCATGACATTGGAAAAATTTCAATGCCTGAACATATAATAGACAAGGCAACAAAACTTGAAAAAATATTTGATAGAATTCATTTAATAGAACAAAGATTTGAAGTTATAAAACTAAATAAAGAAATAGAATATCTAAAAAATCAAACTCCAAGAACTGAGTATGAAAATTTTACAAATGAGATAAATAATGATATTGAATTTATAAAAAGAATAAACTTTGGTGGAGAGTTTATGAGTGATGAAGATATCCAAAAACTGGAAAATATTTCAAGAAAAGTCTATATTAAAAATGATGGAGAAATTATATCTTTCATAAGTGAAGATGAGTTTTATAATCTATCAATTAAAAAAGGTACTTTAACTAAAGAAGAAATTGAAATAATCAGAAATCATGCTAAACTTTCACTTGATATGATTTCAGGATTGCCTTTCCCTAAAAAATATAAAGATGTATTAAATATAGCTTGTAATCACCATGAAAAACTAAACGGTTTAGGATATCCCAGAGGTCTTAAAGCTGAAGAAATTAGCTTAGAAGATAGAATAATGATTTTAGCTGATATATTTGAAGCTTTAACTGCATCTGCTAGACCTTATAAAGATGCAATGAAATTATCAAAAGTAAAAGATATTTTATCATCAATGGCAAATAAGGGTGAACTTGACAAAGAATTAATAGATTTTTTCTTTAATCACAAAATATTACATGAATATTCAAAAAATGAATTAAAATCTTATCAGTTAGATTTAGAATAA
- a CDS encoding tetratricopeptide repeat protein — MIYKVITIIKFTILLLLTVCLNAQTYTLYISSTKYTDVAKKYYFELEKIFPNEDLLIRTHEKPNFSVIIRNIENIEKAKELQNILSTQTTYKNSYIKRYDLEPTYDIVKVKENKPKEEENYLEEYSHSIEDSNKYITAATMYNTKQYQKAYDMFYELFLENNYNININYFLGKSAFNLEKYDEATAAFERVLIQKPDFNQARYDYARILYKLKQNEESKKEFEKLLESEITIETKEEIKKYLNILNKKDEKKKVVAKVMLGLSRSSNVNNGLNSSEYRLPGLNDILVQGEKPIADSAHSEMLNLSFFNYLKNNL, encoded by the coding sequence ATTATTTACAAGGTTATTACGATTATTAAATTTACTATTCTACTTTTATTAACAGTTTGTTTAAATGCACAAACATACACTTTATATATCTCTTCAACAAAATATACTGATGTTGCAAAGAAATATTATTTTGAGTTAGAAAAAATATTTCCAAATGAAGATTTACTTATAAGAACCCATGAAAAACCTAATTTTAGTGTAATAATTAGAAATATAGAAAATATAGAAAAAGCAAAAGAACTACAAAATATTTTATCAACACAAACAACATATAAAAATAGTTATATAAAAAGATATGACCTTGAACCAACATATGATATTGTAAAAGTAAAAGAAAATAAACCAAAAGAAGAAGAAAACTATTTAGAAGAATATTCACATTCAATAGAAGATTCAAACAAATATATTACTGCAGCAACCATGTACAACACAAAACAATATCAAAAAGCATATGATATGTTCTATGAACTATTTCTAGAAAATAATTACAATATAAATATAAACTATTTTCTTGGGAAAAGTGCCTTTAACTTAGAAAAATATGATGAGGCAACTGCAGCTTTTGAAAGAGTTTTAATACAAAAACCAGATTTTAACCAAGCAAGATATGATTATGCAAGAATATTATATAAATTAAAACAAAATGAAGAATCAAAAAAAGAGTTTGAAAAACTTCTAGAATCAGAAATAACAATAGAAACAAAAGAAGAAATAAAAAAATATCTAAATATTTTAAATAAAAAAGATGAAAAGAAAAAAGTTGTTGCAAAAGTTATGCTTGGTCTTAGTAGAAGTTCAAATGTGAACAATGGTTTAAACTCATCTGAATACAGATTACCTGGGCTTAATGATATTTTAGTCCAAGGTGAAAAACCAATAGCCGATAGTGCCCACTCAGAAATGTTAAATTTAAGTTTTTTTAACTATTTAAAAAACAACCTGTAA